The following are encoded in a window of Acropora muricata isolate sample 2 chromosome 6, ASM3666990v1, whole genome shotgun sequence genomic DNA:
- the LOC136919926 gene encoding actin-related protein 2/3 complex subunit 1A-A-like gives MSGKEVYDLSIRPITCFSFNSDYSELAFSPNDNTVHIHKKSGAKWEKGFVLTEHGQRVTGVAWAPKSNRLLTCGADRNAYVWNLQDGHWKPMLVILRINRAATCVCWSPKEDKFAVGSSARLISVCYFEKENDWWVSKHIKKPIRSTVLCLDWHPNNLLLAAGSSDFKTRVFSAFVKEVDGKTNTDTIWGKKSSFGTCLSEFSNGRGGWVHGVSFSASGNKLAWVGHDSSISVVNAANDNKLVTIQGDFLPFLDCVWVTENSIVTAGFDYVPILFKHDGSDNLSMVQKLDVPKKKEGGGNVSAMAKFRTMDKQAQSTDEGSAGTGVNTTHKNAISQLLIVGSKDAATKFVTSGADGCLVVWDLKSLESAIAGLKIS, from the exons ATGTCGGGAAAAGAAGTTTACGATCTGTCTATTCGACCAATAACTTGCTTTTCATTTAATAGCGACTACAGTG AGCTCGCTTTTTCTCCAAACGACAACACCGTCCACATACACAAGAAGTCTGGTGCCAAATGGGAAAAGGGATTTGTTTTGACGGAG CATGGACAGCGTGTTACTGGTGTTGCATGGGCTCCAAAGAGCAACAGACTTCTGACTTGTGGAGCT GACAGGAATGCTTATGTCTGGAATTTACAAGATGGTCACTGGAAGCCAATGCTTGTTATTCTGCGAATCAATCGTGCAGCGACCTGTGTTTGTTGGTCTCCTAAAG AGGATAAGTTTGCTGTTGGAAGCAGTGCTCGCCTGATTTCTGTCTGCTACTTTGAAAAGGAGAATGATTG GTGGGTGAGCAAGCATATTAAGAAGCCCATACGCTCAACTGTCCTTTG TCTTGATTGGCATCCAAACAACTTGCTGTTAGCTGCTGGATCTTCTGATTTTAAGACCAG aGTTTTCTCTGCCTTTGTCAAGGAAGTTGATGGCAAGACCAATACAGACACTATTTGGGGCAAGAAATCCAGTTTTGGAACTTGTTTATCCGAGTTTTCTAATGGGAGAG GTGGCTGGGTTCATGGAGTTAGCTTCTCAGCTTCAGGGAACAAGCTTGCTTGGGTTGGTCATGACTCGAGCATCAGTGTAGTGAATGCTGCGAATGATAACAAGTTGGTTACCATCCAAGGAGACTTCTTGCCCTTTCTTGATTGTGTTTGGGTCACTGAGAACAGCATTGTCACTGCtg GATTTGATTATGTGCCGATATTGTTCAAGCATGATGGAAGTGACAACCTCTCTATGGTGCAGAAGCTTGATGTTCCCAAAAAGAAGGAAGGAGGAGGAAATGTGAGTGCCATGGCAAAGTTTCGCACCATGGATAAACAGGCACAGAGTACTGACGAAGGTTCTGCTGGCACAGGTGTAAATACTACACACAAAAATGCCATCAG CCAATTGCTGATCGTTGGAAGCAAGGACGCTGCCACAAAATTTGTGACCTCTGGAGCCGATGGTTGCCTTGTTGTTTGGGATTTAAAG tccTTGGAATCTGCTATTGCTGGTCTGAAGATTTCCTAA